From Ammospiza caudacuta isolate bAmmCau1 chromosome 15, bAmmCau1.pri, whole genome shotgun sequence, a single genomic window includes:
- the CDK5RAP1 gene encoding mitochondrial tRNA methylthiotransferase CDK5RAP1 produces MLPGARALRAAGLLRPSGATPRSGAARRARCGPGQRPAWRGFALPAGPDLRHFLRAAAAGQPGPSPELPPEPGSIPGAPKVYLETYGCQMNVSDTEIVWAILQKNGYARTKELSEADVVLLVTCSVREKAEQAIWNRLQHLKALKARRPQARAPLRVGILGCMAERLKEEILLREKLVDVVAGPDAYRDLPRLLAVAESGQQAANVLLSLDETYADILPVQTSAGGTTAFVSIMRGCDNMCSYCIVPFTRGRERSRPIASILQEVRMLSDQGVKEVTLLGQNVNSFRDLSEVQFQSVAAPALSRGFSTVYKAKAGGLRFSHLLDQVSRIDPEMRIRFTSPHPKDFPDEVLQLIQERHNICKQLHLPAQSGSTRVLEAMRRGYTREAYLELVHHVRDSIPGVSLSSDFIAGFCGETEEDHLQTVSLLQEVRYNVGFLFAYSMRQKTRAHHRLQDNVPADVKKRRLEQLIATFREEAARANTALVGQAQLVLVEGPSKRSASELCGRNDGNIKVIFPDAELEDAAEPGAPGRAQPGDYVMVKVTSASSQTLRGVPLYRTTLSRAAASH; encoded by the exons ATGCTGCCCGGAGCCCGAGCGCTGCGGGCGGCGGGGCTGCTCCGCCCGTCCGGGGCCACTCCCCGCAGCGGGGCCGCCCGCAGGGCGCGCTGCGGGCCGGGACAGCGGCCGGCGTGGCGCGGCTTTGCGCTGCCCGCGGGGCCCGACCTGCGGCACTTCCTGAGGGCAGCTGCCGCGGGGCAGCCGGGACCGTCGCCAGAGCTGCCGCCTGAGCCGGGCTCTATCCCCGGTGCCCCGAAAG TGTACCTGGAGACCTACGGCTGCCAGATGAATGTCAGCGACACCGAGATCGTCTGGGCCATCCTGCAGAAGAATGGCTATGCCAGGACAAAGGAGCTGAGTGAG GCAGATGTGGTTCTTCTTGTCACCTGTTCCGTGAG ggagaaggcagagcaggccATCTGGAACCGTCTGCAGCACCTTAAGGCACTGAAGGCCCGGCGGCCCCAGGCTCGAGCTCCGCTCCGCGTCGGGATCCTGG GATGCATGGCTGAGAGGCTTAAGGAGGAGATTCTGCTCAGGGAGAAGCTGGTCGATGTCGTGGCAGGCCCTGATGCTTACCGTGATCTTCCCCGGCTGCTGGCAGTGGCAGAGTCTGGCCAGCAAGCTGCCAAcgtcctgctgtccctggatGAGACCTATGCTGACATTCTGCCTGTCCAGACTAGTGCAGGTGGCACAACAGCATTTGT GTCCATCATGCGGGGCTGTGACAACATGTGCAGTTACTGCATCGTGCCCTTCACCCGAGGCCGGGAAAGGAGCCGCCCCATCGCCTCCATCCTGCAGGAAGTGAGGATGCTCTCGGATCAG GGAGTGAAAGAAGTGACGCTCTTGGGTCAGAATGTGAACAGCTTTCGAGACCTGTCTGAGGTGCAGTTTCAGTcagtggctgccccagccctcagccGTGGCTTTAGCACAGTGTACAAAGCCAAAGCAGGAGGTTTGCGCTTCTCACACCTGCTGGACCAGGTCTCTAGGATTGATCCAGAAATGAGGATCCGTTTCACCTCTCCACACCCCAAGGATTTTCCCGATGAG GTCCTGCAGCTCATCCAGGAGCGACACAACATCTGCAAACAGCTGCACCTCCCAGCCCAGAGTGGGAGCACCCGAGTCCTGGAGGCCATGCGGCGAGG ATACACAAGAGAAGCATATTTAGAGCTCGTGCACCACGTGCGTGACTCTATTCCAG GAGTGAGCCTGAGCAGTGATTTCATCGCTGGGTTCTGTGGAGAGACAGAGGAGGATCACCTGCAGACGGTGTCCTTGCTGCAGGAAGTCCGCTACAATGTTGGCTTCCTGTTTGCCTACAGCATGAGACAG aagACACGGGCACATCACCGGCTGCAGGACAATGTCCCCGCAGATGTGAAGAAGCGGCGGCTGGAGCAGCTCATTGCCACCTTCAGGGAGGAGGCTGCGAGGGCCAACACAGCACTGGTGGGACAGGCCCAGCTGGTGCTGGTGGAAGGG CCCAGCAAACGCTCTGCCTCGGAGCTGTGTGGGAGGAACGATGGCAACATCAAGGTGATCTTCCCCGACGCCGAGCTGGAGGATGCTGCTGAGCCCggggctccaggcagggcccagcccgGGGACTATGTGATGGTGAAG GTAACCTCTGCCAGCTCGCAGACCCTGCGGGGAGTTCCGCTCTATCGGACCACCCTGTCCcgtgctgctgcttctcactGA